In Bacillus horti, a single genomic region encodes these proteins:
- a CDS encoding DUF2512 family protein produces MKFLYKLLLNGIVVVLFTQWFTNATFWQSIISAIVFSGLAYVVGDQLILRRSNNTVATIADAGLAFVFFWVVSNMFDWTMSFGELVILTLAIGIAEIAYHRFLASGAERATE; encoded by the coding sequence ATGAAATTTTTGTACAAGCTTTTGTTAAATGGGATTGTGGTCGTTCTATTTACACAATGGTTTACAAACGCAACCTTCTGGCAATCCATTATCTCTGCGATTGTGTTTAGTGGCTTAGCGTATGTTGTTGGAGATCAGCTTATACTACGTAGAAGCAATAATACTGTAGCTACTATTGCCGATGCCGGATTAGCATTTGTTTTCTTTTGGGTCGTTTCCAATATGTTCGACTGGACAATGTCCTTCGGTGAATTGGTTATTCTTACCTTAGCGATTGGAATTGCAGAAATAGCTTATCATAGGTTTTTAGCAAGTGGAGCAGAGAGAGCCACTGAATAG
- a CDS encoding cytochrome c oxidase assembly protein — protein MSHLSHGHTIVSFETIVLLFIFALIMYTVATMKSNQYKHLRKWPIHRYICWFLGVLCAAISVVGPLAELAHINFTAHMIGHLFLGMLAPLLIALSAPLTLLLRTVNIPTARRLARILKSWPMRVPTHPVVATIFNIGGLWVLYTTELYMAMQQNLLLHFLIHLHVFLAGYFFTVSMIYIDQSPHRFSFIYRSVVLVLALAGHGILSKYIYANPPSGVSAGQAEIGGMLMYYGGDAIDVVLIFILCFQWYKSTRPRVSVSLVTN, from the coding sequence ATGAGTCACCTTTCTCATGGGCATACTATCGTCTCGTTTGAAACTATAGTATTATTGTTTATCTTTGCACTGATTATGTATACAGTAGCAACCATGAAATCTAACCAGTATAAGCATCTCCGAAAATGGCCCATACACCGTTATATTTGTTGGTTCTTAGGAGTTCTTTGTGCTGCCATATCCGTTGTGGGCCCTCTAGCAGAGTTAGCTCATATAAATTTTACAGCCCATATGATAGGTCATTTGTTTTTGGGAATGCTGGCTCCTCTTTTAATTGCTTTGTCTGCTCCTTTAACACTTCTCTTAAGAACAGTAAATATACCTACAGCACGCCGACTTGCACGAATTTTAAAAAGCTGGCCAATGCGTGTTCCTACTCATCCCGTTGTCGCTACTATTTTTAATATTGGAGGTCTATGGGTTCTATATACAACCGAGTTGTATATGGCGATGCAGCAAAATCTGCTTTTACATTTTCTCATTCACTTGCATGTTTTCTTAGCAGGGTACTTTTTTACTGTATCAATGATTTATATTGACCAATCTCCACATCGTTTTAGCTTTATTTATCGTTCAGTTGTCTTAGTCTTAGCGCTAGCTGGTCATGGCATCTTATCGAAATACATCTATGCGAACCCTCCCTCTGGCGTATCTGCAGGACAAGCGGAAATAGGAGGAATGCTGATGTACTATGGTGGTGACGCAATTGACGTCGTTCTTATATTCATTCTTTGTTTCCAATGGTATAAGTCTACTAGACCAAGGGTATCCGTGTCTTTGGTAACAAATTAA